The DNA window GAGCGTAGAAGGCTCGGTCGCGCGAGTCAAAACGCGGTTGCCGCGCTCGTGCACGGCTGACACGCTCCGGGCGCTTTGCGCCGCGTGCTCCTCATCGTCGCCCTCCTCGCCGGGGCCCCCGCCGCGGCCGCGTTTCCCGCCGCCTCCGCGCACGCCCAGGAGGACGCAGACGCGGGCACGGTGCGCGTCCGGACCCGCGTGGTGCGCCCCCCCGAGGGCTCCATGCGCCGGGGCAACCTGCCCGTGCCCAGCTGGCTGGTGTACGCGCTGGGCGGCCTGATCGTGGTCGGCGCCGGCGGCGTCCTCGCGTGGCGCGTCGCGCGCAAGAAGCGATCGTGAGCGAGCCGCCGCAGCCCCCCGCTCCGAAACACGTGGAGCACGAGACCGACGTCTCGGCGGCCCAGGAGGCGACCCGCGGCCTAGTCCGGAAGGTGCTCATCGGCACCCTCCTCGGCGCCCTCGTCTTCGCGGGGCTGAGCCTCTACGCGGACCTCGCCGCGCTCCGCGAGAACCTCTCGGCGTTCCGCTGGGAGGCGTTCGCCATCGCGCTCGGCCTGGCGAGCGGCAACTACGTGCTGCGCTACCTGCGCTGGCAATACTACCTGCGCCGCATCGGGGTCGAGGTCCCGCACGGAGAGAGCGCGCTCGTCTTCCTGAGCGGCTTCGTGATGAGCGTCACGCCGGGCAAGCTGGGCGAGGTCTTCAAGTCGCTGCTGCTCTACGAGTCGCGCGGCGTGTCGATCGCGAAGACCGCCCCCGTGGTCTTCGCGGAGCGGCTCACGGATCTGATCGCGCTCGTCTTGCTGACCGCGGCGGGGAGCCTCTCGTTCGCGCAGGGCGTGCCCGTCGCGGCGGGCGGCGCGGCGCTCGTCGGCTTCGTGCTCCTCGCGTCCGCGTGGCGCCCGCTCGGCGAGCGGCTCCTGTCTCTGACGGAGAAGCTGCCGCTGATCCATCGCCTGACGCCGCGGCTGCGCGTGGCCTACGAGAGCCTGCACGCGATGACCCGCCCCGCGCCGCTGCTGTTCGCGACGACCCTCGCGACGGTCAGCTGGGGCCTCGAGTGCGTGGCGCTCAAGATCTTGCTCGACGCCCTGCCCGGCGGCGGGCTCGGCTGGGACGCGAGCTTCTTCGCCTACAGCGCG is part of the Sandaracinaceae bacterium genome and encodes:
- a CDS encoding lysylphosphatidylglycerol synthase transmembrane domain-containing protein, which produces MSEPPQPPAPKHVEHETDVSAAQEATRGLVRKVLIGTLLGALVFAGLSLYADLAALRENLSAFRWEAFAIALGLASGNYVLRYLRWQYYLRRIGVEVPHGESALVFLSGFVMSVTPGKLGEVFKSLLLYESRGVSIAKTAPVVFAERLTDLIALVLLTAAGSLSFAQGVPVAAGGAALVGFVLLASAWRPLGERLLSLTEKLPLIHRLTPRLRVAYESLHAMTRPAPLLFATTLATVSWGLECVALKILLDALPGGGLGWDASFFAYSASTIAGAVAMMPGGLGVTEAGMTGLIEALSGGAVEAAAATAATMLTRLATLWWAVVVGAFALVAFRALFRPRSAR